One Oncorhynchus mykiss isolate Arlee chromosome 25, USDA_OmykA_1.1, whole genome shotgun sequence genomic window, ttcttaaagggtagaagtttggaaccatcaagactcttcctagagctggccgccaggccaaactgagcaatcgtgaaggagggccttggtcagggaggttaccaagaacctgatggtcactccaccaatcaggcctttatggtagagtggccagaaggaagccactcctcagtaaaaggcacatgaaagcccatGTGGCTAAAGACTCTAAGACCTGAGATCAGAGACCACAAACCTCCATGTGGGCCAGCGTAATCAGCCACCTTTTCATCAGTATTGTTCTAACTAAAATAATAAAGCTGCataatacatgtttttttctatAGCAAGCCTTTACAAGTTTTGTGCTTGAAGAAGGATTGTTTTGTTAGGTTTGATAATGTGCACTTGGTCattagtttgctagctagctaacattagcttgctaACTGAGCAAGGCAGTCACACACACTTCATATGAAACGAAAGCGGTGGTAAGTGCAGCCCAATGCACACACCACTAAATGTTTTACCAAGCTAGCTATCTAGCAAGATGATGAAGAAATAATTCAATTCACTCTCCATTATCCCATATAGCCTGTGCCagtttgcttgctagctagcattagttAAATGTTTACTATTTATGGTGTGTTCGCTCAGTGCGCCCTgggtgttcgtaaattcagtgtTGTAAGATTGTCATTTAGTAAACTGCGTTTCACTCTCTGAGCGTTCAGCgcgcacactggatgctctggccgaCGAGttgggttgatccgagcgttctcatccataataaataaaaatacctcACAACCGCAGTCAAGCCCCTAatctaactggctaaagttggatATCTtcctagctacttccagacacaaatgagagaacacctcactatGACAATTTTACTCATTCTAGCAGAGCTGGCTAGGCTGTTCTCGTGTTAtctagagtgttggtgactgtaactgtgcagCTGGCAATAATTTAATTACGTTTTTtggacgtttactgacaccagtcATATTCGACGtgtgttgagcgtttgtaaattcataaGTTATTCTGCGCTCTTCCACATATACATCGCAGTAGATAACCAGAGCGAACATAGCACAACATAGCTAACAGGCAGCTGCTTCATTCAAACCCAAATCCATTGTGATGTAATTATAATGTTGCTAGCTACTCTACTTATCTAATTGTGGCCATCTGGTTAGTATCAACaatttactgttctaattacattggtaaccagtttataatagcaataaggcacctcaggggtttgtggtatattgtcaatattttgtttttagccgtggtatattggccatataccacactcccTCAGGCCATACTGCTTAAGTATTTTTCAAATTCTAGCTAGTAGGTATAACATTAGcacagcttgctagctagctagctagctaacataagcTATCTACAACAGGCACAAGCCAAACAAGCTACTGCCACCTTGTGGTCTGGAATATTTTAAGGAGGCTGCTCGGTGGTTAAACTGCAATGTGGGTTCCACAAAAAAGGGTTCCATTAGTACAGAGCTTTATAACAGAGTTTTAACTCATCATGCTCTCATCTCATTTGAAGTCCCCACCAAATAAGATGCCATGGTCTTGTGGTTGTTGGATCCAAACGAGCCTTGGCTTGATGGTGTTGACTGGCCAGACTAACCTTATAGCTTTGCAGAGTAAATAATCTCTGTAAATCATCAATGTGACAGAAAGTGGGGTGAAATTAAGGGGAAACTGGTCTCTTACCTTCCAGGAAGGACAGCAGGCCTAGTGATTAGGGAAAGGCCTACCTGAGACTTTAGGTGTCGTCATAATCTGACCACGATGGATTTTTTCCCTGTCTGTCATGGGATTTTTTCagattctccacccttctctcagAGTGTGCACTTGCGTACAAAGAGCAGAACCACAGAAGAAAATTGTACCTAGAAGCCATTGTAATGTGTCTTCAGGCTTTATAGTTCAAGTTATCAGGTTTGATGTGCAGATAATACATATTCATGAGTCTATAGAAATGCAATGGCCAAGAAGACGAAACAGCAAAACAGCAGAATGTGAATTTCCAGTAGTAGTCCTAGGTCCCGTTCAGtgacgattttagcatgtacatcttggtgggggaaaaaaaaaatgtgggatgcatgccaggaaagcaacaaaacaacactaaacaatacattaattgcactagaACGgcgacaaacggtgcccacaaactgttagggcctacataaagctgtcccaacagcaatcccaacaccttaccactgctacagttcattcagcctcatttactgcctttttaaaaaacatagctgatatggctgacttgcttaaacaaatgtggtttctactgaccattgagatgtacaaactatggcataaggggacgacaagcggataagaagCAATCAGTAATTTCGATTAAGATATTAATGAGCGAGAGACGACGGACGTAgacaatataactatttgttcagcacttttgaaatgtagtgacagaattcagaacatgggccgttcttacatgtaaacagacaatgaaagctcttacaatattcgatgattgcatttctctaaaacaggttataggcaaacaagcacacaccggccatgaacgatgtgtttacaataccgcattggtgaaaatagaccaaattattagggtgaggcacatgggctactaacagcttactacacaacatacactttgCATTactttagctacagtatacatatctctctGGCATTCTATATAATTTATGAAGCAGCATAAGACATTCTTGGACTCACATTGTGATGTGCTTGAACAGGAAAGTGGCGCGGtcagtccttcgtgggcaaattttgtcatcaaagagaAATtaatgaccgttcaaaacatattttaccaGTCGTAGCTTATTTTtcacgagttcccagttgtcttgaactcacagttagccactgattccttcacaaaccactcattgttgaatttgcgatttcaaCTTGTTgtataatgtttatgtccaatggccgatgaggaCCGTACGTCATCCCCAATTCTAAGGTTAGAGCTCGGGGCACGTGACAAATTTGAACACAACACTTAATCATATATTTTCAGATTCTCCACCCTATAATTTTTCTTCATAAGACAAGAATTGAAAAGGATTTGactgtcgacttgattcatgttgacgactgctagcttgctaactaagattttgaaagtatgatgttgacatgtccaataaaggttaaaaaaaaagctactgtagttataacatgATTTGATGTCATTCTATCTTTGGCCAATGACTTTGAgctttcttggatgggcacttctaatacaACTCAATTTTAGAACCCAAGGGGCAAATATTTTCAAGCTCTAACCTTAGAATTGGGGATGACGTACtgtcccatgagtgacagaacactgagccaatcatgacaGAAAACTGAGGTgcaacgctctgtattttctgctggctagccccaccaccacagaaagcactgagctaggctgaaacacctacattttggagctgccttattcaagaaagcaaaaaagagaccatgtttgtaagcagctttattaactcaattacatttttttttttttttttacattatttgcAAACTGATAcgtgacacatattaatgccaaaataacaagcaaaacaggcaagcccggGTCACCATTGGCCCTGTTGTAAATCTATCCAGTGTGGGAGTCTCTTGTATGATGTATTTTCATGCAGGAAGGGAGTATTAGGGGAGGTGAGAGAGCTGTGATGGACCATACTATTGGGATAGATTCATTCACTGATCTTGGACTTGATTTACCTTCAGTTAGAACCATTCCATAAACAATGACACTGTGAAATCTAGTATTGTAGTGCAAGCATATGGAAGATTTTCTCATTTGATTAATTTGGAGTAGAGTGCTTGGAAACTGCAAGATATGAACAAGTGttgtgttcaaatcaaatgttatttgtcacatgcaccgaatacaacaggtgtagaaatgcttacttacgagccctttcccaacaatgcagagttaaaaagaaaTACATGAGCAAATAAAAATACAATCTACAGTTGCCTCCTATCTTCCAGACTGGAAAACAGGCCTAGTAGGTAAAGGCATATCTGAGATTTTAGGTGTCATCATAATCTGACCACAACGGATTTGTTTTTTTCGGGGGTCTCTGCCCGTCATGAGTTATTTTCTGATTCTCCGCCCTTCTCTCAAAGCGTGCACTTGCCTGCAAAGAGCAGAACCACAGCAACAACCAAAAACGACCTAGAAGCCATTGACTGTAAATGTGTCTTCAGGCTTTAAATTATGTAATAGAAAAATCAGTAAATACAGATACAATTCTCACCATATTAAGACCATATGTAAAGGAAAAAATACTATCGTTGAAGCTGAAAGGGGGCGGGAAGAGGATTCCAATCCATGGTTGCAGATTGGGTATGTCCGTGAAGTCACGCCCCTAGGTGGAGTCCTCTACGATTTTGATGCACGGTTGAAATACTCACACTTGTAGGCTTAGCGTTCTTTAATTTGAGTTCAGCAGCCGAGAGGTTCGTTGTCTAAAGCGGGGAAACTGTTGTTGCTTTCCAACGTAAGGAAAGGGATAAACACGGATTTCAAAATCTGGCAAGATCCACCTTTCTCTGTGCTGGATTTTAAACCGTGAAACTTCGAGGTTTTTCTTTTAGATTTTCTTTTTGTTTAGAAAACCTAAAATATGGGAGCTCAGTTGTCCAAGGGTGGAGTAGCTGTTGAGGGGAAAGCGGTCGCCGACCCGGCTGTCGCTAAAACAAATGGCCAGGTAAGACAAGTCCAGTTCCATGCTTCCACATTTGGCACTCAACGCCCTCGTCCAGCGTGAGTTGCATGGGCAACGTGTTAACGTTACCAGACTTGCGAGACCTTACGCCTACCAGTGAACATTATATGTAACGTTACTTACTAATTAGCTCAATCAAATTTGGATGAAAACCTCATGTTTCGATGGTATTTTGTTTAAAAATGTGTGCATGACTGGGTGGTTAACCACCAAACCCCTTTGTTAAATTCGTCTCGAACTTTTTGCCTAATAAAGTAACACCAGGGCTGTTCAAAAAATTCTCAAATTATTATCACATGAATGGAAATATCAGTTTTAATTCAACTAGATCTCTCATGAGTTGGCGCTATAAGTTGGCAGCGATCGCCCACTCGCCGAACAACACATGCACAGGATGCAAATGGAGTTTGCTCGAGGCTTGAAAACAATGTGCACGGGGCCAGCAAGGCGTTGTATATTTAAAAACCTCTCGGACTATTTTGTGCTATTTTCGATGTACTCCTTCATTTGTAGAGATGAAAACATTAAATTGTAAAGTCAAACCTTGTTTAATTGCACATGCCGCTCGCATGCCCGTTATCTGGATGATGACTCGCAATACTACTGTAGCTGATGGTTGTAAAAATGGGTGCAATTGCCAGTCTACTGTCTCATTGAGGCGGCACGCCTACCAGTTGGTGCATTCTCCGGTTAATTTACATTTTCTTTGTCCTAAAGATTATAGGAGATTCAATTATTATAGTTAAGTTTGATATCACAAATGTACATAACATACATTTTTAGATCGTTTGGGTTATTCGAATGGCAAGAAATATACAAATGTACGATATTGACATTTTGCAACGAATAGCACAACTAATCTGCTTCTTAATTTGATCGGAGTCCTTTGTTCCAAAATTCGGATTGCTGTTGTCACGGAGCACTTATGCCTCCACGTGGTCGATGGGAGTAATGCAAACGACCTGTGCATATGAAGCGTTTTGCTGTGCATTTGACCCGGTCAAATAATTGTCCACAATGACAACCTGTTATACTTGGTTGGCCATACACCACAATCTACTTGAATTCGCTCCCGAAAAAGGCAGTCTGTATTTTTATCCCACGAGCCATTTCCTTGGTCCACATTTGCCTGTATACTTGTGAATCAATTGCATACAGGTATGGGCTGCTTATAATGGTCACTGTAACGTTCTCCCCAATACCAGTTTATTTTGATAATTTAATTGTTCTCCACATATGTGTAAATGGTTTCTCGCTGTTGTCCACAGGAGAACGGCCATGTTAAAACCAATGGAGATGTCTCTGCCAAGCCTGATGGGGATGCAGCTGCCGTAGACGGGAATGGCATAGCCGAGCCAGCCAAACAGGGTGAGATGGGTGCTGGCGATGCCATCGAGGCCGCCCCTGCTGCTGAAGGAGATGCGGTCAAGGCCGAAGGGGAGGCCGCAAAGGAtgccaagaagaagaagaaattcTCCCTGAAGAACTCCTTCAAGTTCAAGGGCATCTCGCTGAGGAAGACCAAGAAGAATAGTGAGGAGGGCAAGGAGGCCGCCTCCCCCACGGCGGAGGACAAGCCAGAGGAGAATGGCCACGCAGCCAAGGAGACCAAAGAGGAGACGCCGGCTACCGAGCCTGTGGCAGACGCCAAGGAGGAGGCCACTCTGGCCCCAGAAAGCGAGGCCGCAGCAGCAGAGGAAGCCCCTCCAGCAGAGGAAGCCCCCGCCGAGGAGGCTGCCACCCCTGCAGAGGTCACGACTCCCGCAGCATCCGAGGCCGAGCCCAAGGCAGAGTGACCGTGCCCGTCACGGCTACTTGAACGTTATTTCCAAGATTAAAGTATATATGAGACTCGTGCCACATTCTTAACGTTATAAACAAAACTACAAACGAAGACAAATGAAGAAGGATATATCACATTTGCTGATTCAGCCACCAGTTCACTGCCTTTATCATTTCTCTGCTGATTGGAATCTCACCGGCCCTCTCATGATGAAACTGTTGGCTTACGGTGCCCCCTCATGGTACTTACTGGAACTGGCGCGTGGGGAAGGTTTTGGATTGGATGTAGAACGAATCTGGAATACTGACTTATTTTCCCAATTCATGGAGACGCATCCTTTTAACAGCGTGGCAGCCCTATAACATTTTCATTTCTTATATCTTGGGATCTAATAGTTGACAGCGGTTATGGAGCAGGGCAGACCGTCTCCTTCACTCAAAATGACTGTTATATGGACATAAACCGTTCAAATGATCTTACTCATTTCTTGAATTCTACATTCCTATGTTTTGCCCCCAAATTTCAAGTATTTTGTGCTGTATAGGAAAAATACATTAAACCAGGGGAGGTGGAAAAGGCGACGTCTTTGTGCATTTTGATAATTTTCTGGCTAAAACCACATTTGCGCTTTCTGGGTCTTGTAGTATTCACATTTCAGAGTTTATGATGCAGGGGTTGGGGTTGTGTACAAAATGTGCTTTTTATCTGCAATTTGTCTCTGTAAATATGTTTTGGCCAATATCTTTGGTTCTTTTATTTTGCTATTGTTTTAAAGATGTTAATGGTTTTATTGTAACTTTTAATAAGGGTAAATAAATGTTTGATCCCCTCTGATCGTGTTTTGCCTCTGTCATCCTAAACCATGTGGGAGAGGTTCATCTTGGGATAGGATTACCAGGGGCAGTTTTTATACCCACACAGCTCTTGAAAATGGATGAATGCACCACATGAATTGCCTCCAAGACCCTTCGATCAGTACATCTTCACAGAGCTCCAAGAGGATGGCTGAGGTGAAGAACTTTATAAACTGACAAATCAATGGCTGACAAGGTACCATACTTATGAATTGAGCCACAGTATGTCAGTATCACGCTTGGCTACAAGTGCGTTCTCTTCTCACATCTCAGACTATACTATAACTTTACAATTTGAAAATATGTATTACTTGCCAAAACAAGCTGTATGTCAAGGAAAGTTTGGCTAAAGTTAGAAGACCAACTAATTGGCACCAATCAATCAATTTGTGCACTTTCTACAAATCCATGTCAAAGAATTTAACTGAGATTGGAGCCTTAACTTCCAAAGAGCAACTGGTAAGGAAGAAACCTATACTGAAGATGGGTGGTTTGTCTATACAAAGTGGCCTTGGTTGGAAATTAGGTTGTGGGAATTGCGTGGAAGACTGGGTGATCTGGAGTGTATATATTGTATAAGTTCAGGGAGGTCCCTCCGTTGTCTCATTTAGTTCAATAATGAATAGATAACCGGTTCTGGTGCAATCTCTCAGAGCATTGCTCACCTTAACCAGAGGGATTGGGTTAAAAGCAAAAGACACTTTGGTTGAATgtgttcagttgtgcaactgactaggtatcacccTAGCCGTAAGGTCAAATTGCTGAATTGAAGTAAGCGGACACACGTGACATTTGGCCCTATCCAGACACAATTATAGAGCACCTAGGCACACTTCTGTAATCTGTACATTGAATGGATGTCTATAACCAAAGCAATTGCATACTTTTTCTGAAGAATTACATACACTAAAACTCAATGATTTGGTGGTGTAGTGACAGTGGGATAAAGGCAGTTTTGGGGAATCTACTCTGGAAATAGTCTTGTtgttaaacctttatttaattagacaagtcagttaagaacaaaattcttatttacaatgacagcctaccggggaacagtgggttaactgccttgttcagtggcagaacaacagatttttaccttgtcagctcggattCAATCAcgcaacctttcggttcctggcccaacactaaccactaggtaGCTTGGTAAAGGGCAGGTAGCCAATTACTTCACACTAGAAGTTAAGCTACACCAAAGCTACCCATAAGAATTAAGTTTACTTTACTACTTACAAACTACtgtggaaaattatgtgaatcTGAAATGTAATA contains:
- the LOC110505448 gene encoding MARCKS-related protein 1-A, giving the protein MGAQLSKGGVAVEGKAVADPAVAKTNGQENGHVKTNGDVSAKPDGDAAAVDGNGIAEPAKQGEMGAGDAIEAAPAAEGDAVKAEGEAAKDAKKKKKFSLKNSFKFKGISLRKTKKNSEEGKEAASPTAEDKPEENGHAAKETKEETPATEPVADAKEEATLAPESEAAAAEEAPPAEEAPAEEAATPAEVTTPAASEAEPKAE